The DNA segment GGGTCCGGCGCGTTTTATGCACTCCGAAACGCAGGTCACTATGAGCGATTTACGCAGGACGCGTCACGCCGTCAGTCGGTTAGCGGTCAATGTTTGCGCCCACGCCCTCTGGGTTAGCGTGCTGATGTGCGGCGTCCTGCTGGCAGGGATCGCCATTGGCGAGACGTTTATTCCCTGGCAGCACGTACTCAACACGCTGGCAAATCATCTGTTTGACACCCATTATCCGGTTGATGCACTGGATGCCGGGATTGTCTGGAACTATCGCCTGACCCGTGCGCTGGTCTCCGCCAGTTGTGGCGCCTGCCTGGCCGTGTCGGGCGTGGTTTTACAGTCGTTACTGCGCAATGCGCTTGCCGAGCCGTATCTGCTGGGCATTTCCGCAGGCGCCTCAACCGGTGCGGTGTTGGTTGCGCTGACCGGACTGGGTGCCGGGATGATCAGCATGTCGTTCGGCGCATTTGTCGGTGCCCTGACCGCCTTTTTGTTTGTGGCCCTTCTGGCGGTAGCGGCAGGCGGCAGGCAAGGCGGTGGGGTTACGACGCAAATCATTCTCGCCGGGATTGCCAGCTCCCAGTTATTCAATGCGCTGACCTCACTGATCATCACCCGCTCTGCCAACGCGGAACAGGCACGCGGCATTATGTTCTGGTTGCTCGGGAATCTGAGCGGCGTCCGCTGGCCCGATGTGGTACTGGCAATCCCCACCGCGTTAGTTGGCGTTGCGATATGTTTCTGTTATGCCCGTCATCTGGATGCCTTCTCTTTTGGCGCGGAGTCCGCCGCCTCACTGGGGATTCCGGTAAAACGCACTCGTGGCGTGCTGATTGCCGCCGTAACCGGTATGACGGCCATTATGGTCTCCATCGTCGGCGCAATTGGCTTTGTGGGACTGGTGATCCCTCACGCCGCCCGTCTGCTGGTAGGCAATCAGCACCATCGTCTGCTGCCTGTCAGCGCGCTGATCGGCGCCATTTTCCTGATCGTCGCCGATGTCATCTCCCGCACGCTTCTCCCCGGACAAGTTCTGCCCATCGGCGTCATTACGGCTCTGGTCGGCGCGCCCGCGTTTTCCATCATCCTGATCAGAGGAAACCCGACCAAATGACCGTTAATCCTGTACCGACTCCGGTTGCCGCCTGCGACGCGATGATTCAGGCGGAATGTCTGCACTGGCAGGTGAAAGGCAAAGTGATTGTCAATGACGTTTCACTCCGCGTGGCGCCGGGGGAGTTTGTCGGCATTATCGGCCCCAATGGCTCCGGGAAAACGTCGCTGATTTCGTTGCTGGCCGGTCTACTGAAGCCCACCGCCGGTCACATCCTGTTGCAGCAAAAAGCGCTGCATCGCTATTCACGCCGTCAACTGGCGCAGCAAGTCGCGCTGGTTGAGCAGCAGGCAGAAACCAGTGAGCGCCTGACCGCGCTACAGGCCGTCTCGCTGGGACGAACCCCGTGGCTGAGCCTGCTGAATCCGTGGTCGGACAACGATGACAATATCGTCCAGACCATGCTGGAGAAAGTCGATCTTCAGCATCTTCGCCATCGTTGCTGGCACACCTTTTCCGGCGGCGAAAAACAACGCCTGCATATTGCCCGCGCGCTCGCTCAGCAGCCACAACTGCTGCTGATGGACGAACCCACGAATCACCTCGACATTCAACATCAGATTGGCCTTCTCAGCCTGGTGAAACGCGAAAAACTGACGGTTGTCGCCGCTCTCCACGATCTCAATCATGCTGCCATGTTCTGCGATCGCATCATCGTGATGAACGCCGGTCGTCTGGAAATGCAGGGCCGTCCCTGCGCCATTTTCACCCGCGAGAATCTCCGCGCCTGGTTTGGCATTGACGCTATCGTCGAGCGCGATCCCCATGGTGCGAACTGTTTTATTCGTTATCAAAGACCTGAAGAAGCCTAAGGAAGACCCCATGAACTATCTCAAAAAGAGCCTGAACGTATTGTGTTTGCTGGCCCTCACCGCCTCTGCCTTCGCGCAAACCCACGAAGTACTGATGAAGAATCGCGGTTCAGCAGGCCCCATGGTCTATGAGCCGGACTACCTGGAGATTCAACCTGGCGATACGGTGAAATTTATCCGCAAGCATAAGAGTCATAACGCGGCCTCAATTGCTGAACTGTCGCCTGCGGGCTACCCAGGATTTATCGGCAAAATCGATGAGGAGATCGCAGTGAAGTATGACAACGCGGGCTTCTACGGCATTAAATGCACCCCACATTATGCGCAAGGGATGGTCATGCTGATTAAAGTCGGCGACGCCACTCTGCCGGACAGTTATCGCGCGTTTACGGCACCCGGGATCGCCGATAAACGCTTCCAGGACATCTATTCGCGCATTGATAAACAGTAAGGGAGAGCGCTGTGGTGGTGGAGAACAAACAGCCGGATAAGGACATTCAGCAACAACGACGCAACTGCCTGTGCAAATTGACAAAATTTGTCGGCGCAGCGGGAGTGACCGCCGCCGTCTGGCCGTTAATTTCCGCATTAGGCCCGGACGAAACAACGCGCGGGGAAAATGAACCGATAGACGTCTCGCTGGCGGGGATCGCCGCGGGGCAAACTATCAGACGCATCTGGCAAGGAAAGCTGATCCTCATCCATCATCGCACGCCGGAAGAGATCGTCGCGGCCCGCAAGGCTGACCACCGCGCGCTTATCGATCCGCAGGCGGACAGCGAACGGGTCGCGTCTGACTATCCGCAGTGGCTGGTTGTTCAGGGGTATTGTCCGCACGCCGGCTGCGTACCCAATACCAGACCCGGTGGACAGGGCTGGATTTGTCCGTGTCACGGTTCGGAGTTTGATACTTCCGGACGGGTCACTCGCGGCCCCGCAACCGCCAATCTGGCCGTTCCAGAGTTTGCCTTTCATCCTGATGGTCTGACCGTGCGTATTGGCGCTAAGGACGTGTAAGATGATCCGCTGGCGCATTCCTTTCCCGCGCTCCATCGCCGGTGTATGGCTGTTTGCCGTCGGTGCGATCCTGCTGGTGATGCTTGGAATACAGATACTGACCGGCATCGTGCTGGCGATGTTTTACGTCCCGACGACATCGCTGGCGTTTGATTCCATCGTCCACATCATGCGCGCAGTGAGTCACGGAGAATTGCTGCGCAGTATGCACACCATCGGCGCATCGCTGTTTTTCTTCGCCTGCTATCTGCATATTTTCCGTGGCATGTATTACAGCGTCTACCGCAGACCGTATGTGCCGATGTGGATGATTAGCGTCACGTTGTACGTGCTGCTGATGATCACCGCGTTTCTCGGCTACAGCCTGATTTGGGGGCAAAAGAGCTACTGGGCCGCGACGGTGATCACCAGTTTCGCCCGCGCCATCCCGGTGGTGGGTGACAAGTTGTATACCTTCCTGGTGGGTGGCTATGCGCCTGGCACCCCCACGCTGGGGCGTTTTTACGTCCTGCACTTTATTCTTCCCTTTGCGGTCGTGGTGATGACGATTTTCCACGTCCGTACGGTACAGTCGGCCTTTGCTCACGCGATGAAACGGACCTTCAGCGAGAAAGCGTCCCGTAGTCTGCTCTTCGATTACCGAATCACGGATTCAGATGCCATTAAAATCACG comes from the Citrobacter amalonaticus genome and includes:
- a CDS encoding FecCD family ABC transporter permease, which encodes MSDLRRTRHAVSRLAVNVCAHALWVSVLMCGVLLAGIAIGETFIPWQHVLNTLANHLFDTHYPVDALDAGIVWNYRLTRALVSASCGACLAVSGVVLQSLLRNALAEPYLLGISAGASTGAVLVALTGLGAGMISMSFGAFVGALTAFLFVALLAVAAGGRQGGGVTTQIILAGIASSQLFNALTSLIITRSANAEQARGIMFWLLGNLSGVRWPDVVLAIPTALVGVAICFCYARHLDAFSFGAESAASLGIPVKRTRGVLIAAVTGMTAIMVSIVGAIGFVGLVIPHAARLLVGNQHHRLLPVSALIGAIFLIVADVISRTLLPGQVLPIGVITALVGAPAFSIILIRGNPTK
- a CDS encoding ABC transporter ATP-binding protein, whose protein sequence is MTVNPVPTPVAACDAMIQAECLHWQVKGKVIVNDVSLRVAPGEFVGIIGPNGSGKTSLISLLAGLLKPTAGHILLQQKALHRYSRRQLAQQVALVEQQAETSERLTALQAVSLGRTPWLSLLNPWSDNDDNIVQTMLEKVDLQHLRHRCWHTFSGGEKQRLHIARALAQQPQLLLMDEPTNHLDIQHQIGLLSLVKREKLTVVAALHDLNHAAMFCDRIIVMNAGRLEMQGRPCAIFTRENLRAWFGIDAIVERDPHGANCFIRYQRPEEA
- a CDS encoding pseudoazurin, whose amino-acid sequence is MNYLKKSLNVLCLLALTASAFAQTHEVLMKNRGSAGPMVYEPDYLEIQPGDTVKFIRKHKSHNAASIAELSPAGYPGFIGKIDEEIAVKYDNAGFYGIKCTPHYAQGMVMLIKVGDATLPDSYRAFTAPGIADKRFQDIYSRIDKQ
- the petA gene encoding ubiquinol-cytochrome c reductase iron-sulfur subunit, producing the protein MVENKQPDKDIQQQRRNCLCKLTKFVGAAGVTAAVWPLISALGPDETTRGENEPIDVSLAGIAAGQTIRRIWQGKLILIHHRTPEEIVAARKADHRALIDPQADSERVASDYPQWLVVQGYCPHAGCVPNTRPGGQGWICPCHGSEFDTSGRVTRGPATANLAVPEFAFHPDGLTVRIGAKDV
- a CDS encoding cytochrome b translates to MIRWRIPFPRSIAGVWLFAVGAILLVMLGIQILTGIVLAMFYVPTTSLAFDSIVHIMRAVSHGELLRSMHTIGASLFFFACYLHIFRGMYYSVYRRPYVPMWMISVTLYVLLMITAFLGYSLIWGQKSYWAATVITSFARAIPVVGDKLYTFLVGGYAPGTPTLGRFYVLHFILPFAVVVMTIFHVRTVQSAFAHAMKRTFSEKASRSLLFDYRITDSDAIKITLFLMLFTWFLFFAPHYLSSADNFIPADPTVTPAIVAPEWYFLPFFSILRCFPNELVGLAAMCGAVLIFYFLPWLDTSRARFRHYNKWVKWGFCLWVLNVCFLGWLGSKALVGPDLTEGIRNEEGWIRAVSQLSTIGYFAWFLLVLPCRRFLEKQD